The Chryseobacterium indologenes genomic sequence AGACTAATCTACCATCAGCTAAAGTATCATATTTAATGGTACCTTCGTCGATCATTTTGTACGTTCCGTCACCATTCTTAACTACCGCCTGAGGCATATTTCCTCTGTAATAGTTGAAATCATTGTAATCTTCATCAATGATAGGTCTGTACACATCAGCAGTCCATTCTGCAACGTTACCATACATACCGTAGATTCCAAGATCATTGGATGGATATTGTCTTACATCAGAAGTCTGTGCGGATCCGTCATTTTTCCATCCTGCAATACCTGAATAATCACCTTTACCCATTTTGAAGTTTTCAAGGAACATACCTCTGTTTTTCCCTTTGGTACCTCTTAATCTTTCAATTTCAGGCTTTTTGCCCAAGTATTGGTTATATTCTCTGTTTTTTGCCATTCCCAAAGCTGCATATTCCCATTCAACCTCTGTAGGAAGTCTGAATTTCTGAACCATTGCAGAATTCGGAGCTCTGTTGGCAGACAGCAATCTTTGGTTGGTTGTTTTCATACCACTTTTCTGCTGCATTCTTTTTTCGTTAATATATCCTTGCATTTCAGGATCATTCGCTTTGAATTTATCCATATTAAATGCAGTTCCTCCCTGGTTATTGGATTCGTTGATATATAAATCTTTAGCGATAACACCTGCCTGCATCAAAGCTTTTTCATTCGCTCTGTCAGTCAGCCATTCGCAATATCTGTTGGCTTGAGTCCACGAAACCCCTACTACCGGATAGTAGTCGAATTCCGGAGAACGCAAATAAGTCTCGTTATAATCGTTTCTAGATAATTTGTTGTCCCATAATAAGGTATCCGGCAAAGCGCCGTTGTAGATCTCCTTATAGCTAGGGTCACTTGGAGGGAAAACATACTTCAACCATGTCAGGTATTCACGGTATTCATAGTTAGTAATTTCAGTTTCTCCGATAAAGAATGAACTTACCTGCATTCTGCGAGGTGTATTATTCCAATCATGCATAACATCATCTTTCACTAATCCCATTGTAAAAGTTCCACCTTCTACATATACCATTCCTGGCCAACCTTTCTGCTTCTGTTGCTTTCCTGCAAAAAACCAACCCTGTTTTTCGTTTGGTTTCCAACCTGTTTTACTGACAAATTTTTTGGTACCGCCACCTTTGCTGGTCCCTGATCCGCCACAGCTGGTTAATGCAAGTGTAGAACTTAATGCTATTAATGAAAACAACTTTAGTTTTTTCATAGTCGATATAAATATTTTCAAGAGTACAAAGAAAAAATAAATTATTCAATAAATCAAATAAAGATTTGATTTTTTTGAACAACGTTAACAAATTAATTTTATTGTATCACAATTTAATTCTAAAATTTTGATTTATTTTGTAATTTAGCAATTTCAATAATAAACATGAGACGAAAAATCACGCTTTTATCCCTAATCGCTTTAACATCAACACTATACGCCCAAAGAAACACCATCGAATGGAATGGTTCTAAAATCCAGGATTTTGGTGAAATAAAATTAAATCTTCCGAATTTTAAAAATGAGGGCTTTTCTTTCAGCCAAAATAATGTTTTTATAGCAACCAAGCAAAAAATAGGCGAAAAGCAGTTAAAGATTTCAGACCTTATTTGGGAAAACGTTTCTAATCAGGATTTATTTGAATTGAACGGAAATAATCTTCCGGATTATGATATAGCAGATGTTTCATATTATACATTAGAAGGTGACAGATACGCCAATATCAATGTCGCTCTTTTTAAAAATGTAAAAGGCCGTGTACAAAGACTCTCTTCATTTACGGTTTCAGAATCTTCCCTACCTTTAAATACTAATGGCAGCGTCAATAAAATAGGAACTCAGGGTAACCCGCTGGCAAGTGGTAATTTTTACAAAATAAAAGTTGATAAATCCGGGATCTTTAAAATTACCACCCAGTTTTTACGCGATAACGGCATTAACCCGTCTTCTGTAAATCCGCGAAATTTCAGAATATATGGCAACGGAGGAGTGATGCTTCCGGAATTTAATCAGGATCCCAGATTCGATGCTTTACAGGAAAATGCCATTCAGGTCGTAGGTGAAGATGACGGCGTTTGGAATGACAATGATTATGCACTGTTCTACGCTCAGGGTCCCAACGGATTTAACCTTTATGATAACAGTAACGGGAATGGCTATAAAAGAAGAGACACCAGAACTGACAGAAGCAATGGAGTAAAAAATATCTATGACGACTTCTCATATTATTATATCAACTTTGATAAAGGTGCCGGAAAAAGAGTGCAGCCTGTTGACGCCAACCTGCCTGCCCAATTGATTACCCGGTATGACAACTACCAGGTAATCAACAACGACCAGAAGAATCTGCTCAAAGTTGGAAGAATCTGGGTAGAAGATACACCTTTTATCAATGAGAAAACAGTAACTTTTACAACCAATTCAGCAATACAGGCCAATGATGTGATCCGTTTCAGAACCCAGGTAGTTGCGTACAAATCGCAGCAGAATTCCATGGGAATCACCATCAATAACCTGGCTCCCTATAATCAGACGGTATTACCGGACAGCGGAACCTATGAATACAATTTTGTTCCTTTAAACCACAGCGGAACACTGACTAATTTAACAGGAAATCAGATTACATTTAAATATAACCCTGATATTTCTAAAAATCCAAACGGAACCTTCTACTTCGATTACGCTGAAGTACAGTACAAAGAAAACCTGGCTTTTAATGGTTCTCAAATGAATTTCAGAGATTTCTCTATTTCAAGTGGAAGCAATACGGATTATGGATTCAGCATTGCTAATGCATCAAATATAGAGCAGGTATGGGATGTCACTGATATCACCAATGCCAACAGAAGGGTCAATAAATCAGGAGGCGGCTTTTTTAATTTTGCATACACCGCAGCCGATCAGAATTTCAATAACGAATTTGTGGCATTCCGGTCTGATGCAGCATTCAGTCCGCAATTTGTTGGAAGAATAGGAAATCAGAATCTTTCGGCCATCCAGAATATAGATTATCTGATCCTTACCGTTCCTGAAATGATGGGTCAGGCACAAAGGCTTGCCAACTATCACCAGACAAAAAACAATTATAAGGTAGAAATCGTAGATGTTAATAAGGTCTATGAAGAATATTCAAGCGGAAGTAAAGACCTTACGGCCATAAGAGATTTCGTTACCAGACTCAATACTCCGGCCGGAAGGTTGAAATATGTTTTCATTCTTGGAGATGCTTCTTACGATTATAAAAACAGGGTTCCCAACAATACGAATGTAGTTCCCAGCTATCAGAGTGAGCATTCTTCAGACTATGTTGCCTCTTTCGTTACCGATGACTATATCGTAATGACTATGCCCCAAACGGCAAGTATCATTGAAACCAATATGCCGGACCTGCCGGTAGGTAGAATTCCTGCAGCTAATGTTACTGAAGCCGGTATTATGATAGATAAAACACTGGCGTATTACAATTCATTGCCCGGACAATCCAGTCCTTTTGGAGAATGGCGTATGAGACTTGATTTCGTAGTGGATGATGACAGAGAGGGAGGCGGCCCCTTCCATGATGTAATGAATAAAACGCTGGTGAATGTATTTGAGCAGCCGGGTCAGCAGGAGCTTAAAGAATACAATGTCAAAAAATTATACCTTGACTCCTTCCCTGCTCAGAGTACTGCGGGAGGACAAAGATACCCACAGGTTAACCAGTCGATTTCCAATGCCATCGGAAACAGCTTATACCTTTTCTATTTCGGGCATGGAGGAATCAACGGCTGGGCACAGGAAAGAGTATTAACAAGTACTGAAATTCAAAATTCCAATAACTTTTCCAATGTATACAGCAGATTTCCGTTTGTTTCTACGATAACCTGTGAGTTTACATTATGGGATGAACCGGATACAAATTCTGCAGGAGAACAATTCATTAAGCTGAAGCAAGGAGGTGCAGCAGCGATGATTACTTCCAGCAGAGCAATCGGAGTAGACTACGGACGTGATTTCACCAATACATATACCCAAAATATTTTTAAATTAACCAATGACGACTTTAATTCGTTAGGTTATTCTCATTTACTGGCAAAAAAGCAGAAAGGAGCAAACAGCAACCATTTAAAGGTAAATTTATTAGGTGATCCTGCCATGAAACTCAGCAGACCTCAAAGACTTCTGGTGATTGATAATAT encodes the following:
- the porU gene encoding type IX secretion system sortase PorU, whose protein sequence is MRRKITLLSLIALTSTLYAQRNTIEWNGSKIQDFGEIKLNLPNFKNEGFSFSQNNVFIATKQKIGEKQLKISDLIWENVSNQDLFELNGNNLPDYDIADVSYYTLEGDRYANINVALFKNVKGRVQRLSSFTVSESSLPLNTNGSVNKIGTQGNPLASGNFYKIKVDKSGIFKITTQFLRDNGINPSSVNPRNFRIYGNGGVMLPEFNQDPRFDALQENAIQVVGEDDGVWNDNDYALFYAQGPNGFNLYDNSNGNGYKRRDTRTDRSNGVKNIYDDFSYYYINFDKGAGKRVQPVDANLPAQLITRYDNYQVINNDQKNLLKVGRIWVEDTPFINEKTVTFTTNSAIQANDVIRFRTQVVAYKSQQNSMGITINNLAPYNQTVLPDSGTYEYNFVPLNHSGTLTNLTGNQITFKYNPDISKNPNGTFYFDYAEVQYKENLAFNGSQMNFRDFSISSGSNTDYGFSIANASNIEQVWDVTDITNANRRVNKSGGGFFNFAYTAADQNFNNEFVAFRSDAAFSPQFVGRIGNQNLSAIQNIDYLILTVPEMMGQAQRLANYHQTKNNYKVEIVDVNKVYEEYSSGSKDLTAIRDFVTRLNTPAGRLKYVFILGDASYDYKNRVPNNTNVVPSYQSEHSSDYVASFVTDDYIVMTMPQTASIIETNMPDLPVGRIPAANVTEAGIMIDKTLAYYNSLPGQSSPFGEWRMRLDFVVDDDREGGGPFHDVMNKTLVNVFEQPGQQELKEYNVKKLYLDSFPAQSTAGGQRYPQVNQSISNAIGNSLYLFYFGHGGINGWAQERVLTSTEIQNSNNFSNVYSRFPFVSTITCEFTLWDEPDTNSAGEQFIKLKQGGAAAMITSSRAIGVDYGRDFTNTYTQNIFKLTNDDFNSLGYSHLLAKKQKGANSNHLKVNLLGDPAMKLSRPQRLLVIDNIETPVPGLIRGLDFVKIKGHINNPNGTLNTTFNGKVAINIFDKRLNKKTLNNDGVLTPVLDYTEEGSAIVKAAGTAVNGVFTAEFYVPKDINYAVGEGRILGYADNKSTDVFNNQAVQVGDINPNGVNDNQPPKVKLYMNNTNFADGGITNQNPMLLACLTDDTGINSTGSGVGHDITTYLDGQIINTVVLNDFYAPGEGNGCLNPSLADYQKGNVSYPFRNLTIGQHQLTFKVWDINNNSTTATLNFEVKDEADQRLTINRPLNWPNPFTNKTYIQFEHNCDDILDVNVQIYTITGRLVRTLSQPVVAEPFLQGFRTPRQAIEWDGRDDFGATVAKGTYIFKIFAKSQNQEKCKGSATAVEKMVLLK
- the gldJ gene encoding gliding motility lipoprotein GldJ produces the protein MKKLKLFSLIALSSTLALTSCGGSGTSKGGGTKKFVSKTGWKPNEKQGWFFAGKQQKQKGWPGMVYVEGGTFTMGLVKDDVMHDWNNTPRRMQVSSFFIGETEITNYEYREYLTWLKYVFPPSDPSYKEIYNGALPDTLLWDNKLSRNDYNETYLRSPEFDYYPVVGVSWTQANRYCEWLTDRANEKALMQAGVIAKDLYINESNNQGGTAFNMDKFKANDPEMQGYINEKRMQQKSGMKTTNQRLLSANRAPNSAMVQKFRLPTEVEWEYAALGMAKNREYNQYLGKKPEIERLRGTKGKNRGMFLENFKMGKGDYSGIAGWKNDGSAQTSDVRQYPSNDLGIYGMYGNVAEWTADVYRPIIDEDYNDFNYYRGNMPQAVVKNGDGTYKMIDEGTIKYDTLADGRLVYKGLPGQFERETIADYRNFRDGDRQSSLEYYRASDSASSFDMYNSPRKRFIVDASGRVKLQKDSKDRTSAMSNDIRVVKGGSWQDTAYWLDPGQRRYKNQGRAYGWIGFRVAQDARTNDKNRTRR